One window of Leopardus geoffroyi isolate Oge1 chromosome B3, O.geoffroyi_Oge1_pat1.0, whole genome shotgun sequence genomic DNA carries:
- the LOC123583655 gene encoding olfactory receptor 4F21-like, producing MDGPNDSVVSEFVLIGLSNSWEMHLFLFGFFSVFYVGIILGNLFIVFTVIIDSHLHTPMYFLLANLSLLDLGLSSTTVPKTISDLFTDCNIISFPKCMIQIFFIHVMGGVEMVLLIAMAYDRYTAICKPLHYLTIMSPKMCVSFVVAAWIVGIIHAVSQFVFVINLPFCGPNEVDSFYCDFPRVMKLACVDTYKLEFVIIANSGFISMATFFSLIISYIFILVTVWKRSSGDLSKAFVTLSAHITVVILFFMPCMFLYVWPFPTSSLDKYLFIANFAITPLLNPAIYTLRNKDMRVAMRRLGKRIMDPTGI from the coding sequence ATGGATGGACCAAATGACTCTGTGGTATCTGAATTTGTATTGATTGGTCTTTCAAATTCATGGGAGAtgcatctttttctctttgggttCTTCTCTGTGTTCTATGTGGGAATTATCCTAGGAAACCTCTTCATTGTGTTCACGGTAATTATTGACTCTCATTtacacacccccatgtacttcctATTGGCCAACCTCTCTCTTCTTGATCTAGGTCTGTCCTCTACCACAGTGCCCAAAACAATCTCTGATCTTTTCACTGACTGTAACATCATTTCCTTTCCAAAATGCATGATACAGATATTTTTTATTCATGTCATGGGTGGAGTTGAGATGGTGCTGCTCATAGCCATGGCATATGACCGGTACACCGCAATCTGTAAACCTCTCCACTACCTGACCATCATGAGCCCCAAAATGTGTGTCTCTTTTGTAGTGGCTGCCTGGATAGTGGGGATAATCCATGCTGTATCTCAGTTTGTTTTTGTCATAAACCTGCCCTTTTGTGGCCCTAATGAAGTAGATAGTTTTTACTGTGATTTTCCTCGCGTCATGAAACTTGCTTGTGTAGACACTTACAAGCTAGAGTTTGTAATCATTGCCAACAGTGGGTTTATATCCATGGCTACTTTCTTCTCCTTAATTATATCCTATATCTTCATTTTGGTCACTGTCTGGAAACGTTCTTCAGGGGACTTGTCCAAAGCATTTGTCACATTGTCAGCTCACATCACtgtagtgattttgttttttatgccaTGCATGTTTCTCTATGTGTGGCCTTTCCCTACATCATCACTGGATAAGTATTTGTTCATTGCCAACTTTGCTATCACCCCCCTCTTGAATCCTGCCATCTATACATTAAGAAACAAAGACATGAGAGTGGCCATGAGAAGACTGGGCAAGCGGATTATGGATCCAACTGGTATCTAA